The genomic DNA TTCCGGCTCGCGATGATGACGTCGGCGCCGCAGTGGGCTGCCGCGAAGGCCATCTCCCGGCCCAGGCCACGACTACCGCCGGTGATGAGCACGACCCGGTCGGTGAGGTCGAACAGTTCGTCGGCGTACCCCATGGCTTTATGGTGACACGGTGCAATTGCTTTTGATCCGTCATGCCCTGCCGCTGCGCAACGAGCCCGGCGAGGGCGCCGACCCCGACCTGTCGGAGGAAGGCATCGCGCAGGCCAACCGGCTGCCCGACGCGCTCAAGCGGTTCCCGATCACCCGGCTCATCAGCAGCCCGCAGAAGCGCGCCATCCAGACCGGGCAGCCGGTGGCGGCCGCGCTCGGGCTGAACATCGAGATCGACGACCGGCTCGCCGAGTACGACCGCGACATGGCGCAGTACATCCCCATCGAGCAGATCGCGGCCGAGCACCCCGAGGAGATGGCCCGGCTCATGACCGGCCACCTGCCCAGCAGCGTCGATGAAGAGGCGTTCCTCGCCCGCATCACCGAGGCCGTCATGGACATCGCGAGCGAGGCCGAAGCCGAGGACACCGTCGTGATCTTCAGCCACGGCGGCGTGATCAACGGATTGCTGCACGACATCGTGCCCACCGAGCGCATCCTGTCGTTCCAGGTCGACTACACCGGCATCACCCGGCTGTTGGCCTCGCGCAGCGGCCGCCTCGCGGTGGCCGGCGTCAACAGCGTCGAACACGTGTGGGATCTGCTCCCGCGAAATCAGCGGTGGTAGACAGATCGGGTGGGATCTCTCGACGGCTTGGACCTGACCGCCCTTGACGCGCACCTGCGCGAGATCGGGGTGGCCCGCAACGGTGAGTTGCGCGCCGAGCTGATCGCCGGTGGCCGGTCGAATCTGACGTTCCTGGTGTTCGACGACGCCGCCAAGTGGGTGCTGCGCCGGCCGCCGTTGCACGGCCTGACGCCGTCTGCGCATGACATGGCCCGTGAGTACAAAGTCGTTGCGGCGCTTGAGGGTACGACGGTGCCGGTCGCGCACCCGGTGACGATGCGTAATGACGACTCGGTACTGGGCGCGCCGTTCCAGATGGTCGATTTCGTGCCGGGCCGGGTAGTGCGGCACTCTGCGGAGCTCGATGCGCTGGGCGACCAGCAGGCCATCGATGCCTGCGTCGACGCGCTGATCAAGGTGCTGGCCGACCTGCATGCCCTGGATCCCGAGGCTGTCGGACTTGGGGATTTCGGGAAGGCCAACGGATACCTGGAGCGGCAGGTGCGGCGCTGGGGTTCGCAGTGGGACCTGGTGCGGCTGCCCGACGATGCGCGCGACGCGGACGTGCGCCGGCTGCATGGTCTGCTGACGGAAAAGCTGCCACCGCAGAGCCGTAGCGCCATCGTGCACGGCGACTACCGCATTGACAACACCATGCTCGACGCCGTCGACGCGACCAAAGTGCGGGCGGTGCTGGACTGGGAGATGTCGACGCTCGGTGACCCGCTGTCCGACGCCGCGCTGATGTGCGTCTACCGCCACCCGATGTTCGGCATGGTGCACTCCGACGCGGCCTGGTCCTCGGACAAGATTCCGCCGATGGACCAGCTGGCCCAGAAGTACTCCGTCGCGGCCGGGCAGCCTCTCGATCACTGGGATTTTTACCTGGCGCTGGCCTACTTCAAGCTCGCGATCATCGCCGCCGGTATCGACTTCCGCGCCCGGATGGCCGCCGGCGGAGCCGGCCACGACGACCCCGTCGGCGAGGCCGTCGCCCCGCTCATCGCCGCCGGCCTCGCTGCCCTCACCTAGCGTCACCCTGGTCTGCCCCCTTAGCGCGAGCGGCCGTGTCTGTACGTCGACACGCGGCATTTCACGTGCAGTTTGGGGCCGCTCGGCAGCGACGAGTGTGCGCAAATTGCCCGGCTGACCCGGCGTGTTGACGTACAAACACGGCCGCTCGCGGGGGATTGGACTACCCGCGGGGGGATTGAAACCGGAGCTAGAGGCCGGCCTTGAGGTTCTTCTTCGCGGCCAGTCGCAGTTGCAGGATTCGGGTGGTGGCGACGGCGAAGGTCAGGAGGCCGCCGGCGATGGCTGCGAGCAGGATGGTCACGCCGAGTTGCACCTGGTGCAGCTTCCAGCCGAGCAGCACGATGTCGACCGGGGTGTCGTTCTGGATGACGAACACCAGCAGCAGGATCAGGATCAGAAAGCCCAGGACGAGCGCAGTCCACAGTGCCGCGGTACGGGTGAACTTAACGGCGGATTCGGGTGTCTTGGGTTTCTTGGCCGGGGCCGAGTCCGGCTTGGGCGACTTGGGCGCCGGCGGTTCGGCGTGCGTCGGCGCCGCCTCGTGGGTTGGCCCGGTCGGCTCGGGGGTAGACGCGTGCTCGCTACTCATACGGACCATCTTGACGGTTCTGCGGGCCGGATGCCGGGAACTGCGGCACCAATTTTCGAATAACGCTAGGGTCGGCCTGAGTGCACGACGCCGAAAGGACGTTCGGGTGGCGCGAATTCTGACCGCTCTGGCCGTACTGCTGGCTGCCCTGTTGACGGGCTGCGGCAGTGCCAATCCCCTCGGTGGGGGCAGCATTTCCGGTGATCTCAAGTCGATCGTGGTGGGGTCCGCCGACTTCCCCGAGTCGAAGATCATCGCCGAGATCTATGCGCAGGCGTTGGCGGCCAACGGCTTTACCGTCGGTCGTCAGTTCGGCATCGGCAGCCGCGAGACGTACGTCCCTGCGGTGAAGGACCATTCGATCGACCTGATCCCGGAATACACGGGCAATCTGCTGCAGTACTTCGACCCCAAGACCACGGCCACGGCCGCCGATGATGTCGAATTGGCGCTCGCGCGAGTGCTTCCGGGTGACCTGTCGATCCTGACTCCCTCGCCGGCCGAAGACACCGACACCGTGGCCGTATCAGCCGAGACCGCGAAGAAGTGGAACCTCAAGACCATCGGTGATCTGGCCCAGCACTCGGCCCAGGTGAAATTCGGTGCGCCGTCGGAGTTTCTGCAGCGGACCGAGGGTCTGCCCGGTTTGAAAGCCAAGTACGGCCTCGATATCGCGCCGGCCAACTTCATCGCCATCAGCGACGGCGGGGGACCGGCCACCGTGCGGGCGCTGGTCGACGGAACCGTCACCGCGGCAGACATTTTCAGCACCTCGCCGGCCATCGTCCAGAACAACCTGGTCGTGCTCGAGGATCCGAAACACAACTTCCTGGCCGCCAACGTGGTGCCGCTGGTGGCGTCGCAGAAGAAGTCCGATCTGCTCAAGACGGTGCTCGACGGCGTCAGTGCGAAACTCACGACGAAAGCGCTCATCGAGATGAACACCGCGGTCTCCGGCAACAGCGGCGTCGACGCCGACCAGGCTGCGAAAAAGTGGGTCCAGGACAACGGATTCGACAAGCCGGTGAGCCGATGATCACGTTCGACAAGGTCACCAAGAGCTACGGCAGCGCCGTCGCTGTCGATGAACTGACCCTCGAGATCGCCGAGGGGACGCTGTCGGTGTTCGTCGGGCCATCGGGGTGCGGCAAGACCACGTCCATGCGGATGATCAACCGGATGATCGACCCGACCTCCGGAACCCTGACCGTCGACGGTGCCAACGTCGCCACCGTCGACCCGGTGCGGCTGCGCCTCGGCATCGGGTACGTGCTGCAGAGCGCCGGGCTCATGCCACACCTCAAAGTGGTGGACAACGTCGCCACCGTGCCGGTCCTCAAAGGCGAATCCCGGCGCAGTGCACGGAAAAAGGCGCTGGGCGTGTTGGAGCGGGTCGGACTCGACGTCAAGCTCGCCGACCGTTATCCGGCCCAGTTGTCGGGCGGGCAGCAACAGCGCGTCGGGGTGGCCCGGGCACTGGCCGCCGATCCGCCCATCCTGCTGATGGACGAACCGTTCAGCGCGGTGGACCCCGTCGTCCGCGAAGACCTGCAGGCCGAAATCCTGCGGTTGCAAAGCGATCTGCGCAAGACCATCGTCTTCGTCACCCACGACATCGACGAGGCCGTCAAACTCGGCGACCGCGTCGCGGTGTTCGGGCCCGGTGGCACCCTGCAGCAGTACGACGCACCGCAGCGGCTGCTGTCCAACCCGGCCAACGCATTCGTCGCGGGTTTCGTCGGTGCCGACCGTGGCTATCGCGG from Mycolicibacterium phocaicum includes the following:
- a CDS encoding ABC transporter ATP-binding protein — its product is MITFDKVTKSYGSAVAVDELTLEIAEGTLSVFVGPSGCGKTTSMRMINRMIDPTSGTLTVDGANVATVDPVRLRLGIGYVLQSAGLMPHLKVVDNVATVPVLKGESRRSARKKALGVLERVGLDVKLADRYPAQLSGGQQQRVGVARALAADPPILLMDEPFSAVDPVVREDLQAEILRLQSDLRKTIVFVTHDIDEAVKLGDRVAVFGPGGTLQQYDAPQRLLSNPANAFVAGFVGADRGYRGLQFRDADGLKLRDIRTVAEPAVDALDLTDGQWALVVNADGTPYAWINANGVGLHRHGKSLYDSTIAGGSLFRPDGTLRLALDSALSSPSGLGVAVDERGQVIGGVSLDDVLAIIKSRKGKQCDTC
- a CDS encoding histidine phosphatase family protein; this encodes MQLLLIRHALPLRNEPGEGADPDLSEEGIAQANRLPDALKRFPITRLISSPQKRAIQTGQPVAAALGLNIEIDDRLAEYDRDMAQYIPIEQIAAEHPEEMARLMTGHLPSSVDEEAFLARITEAVMDIASEAEAEDTVVIFSHGGVINGLLHDIVPTERILSFQVDYTGITRLLASRSGRLAVAGVNSVEHVWDLLPRNQRW
- a CDS encoding phosphotransferase family protein, whose product is MGSLDGLDLTALDAHLREIGVARNGELRAELIAGGRSNLTFLVFDDAAKWVLRRPPLHGLTPSAHDMAREYKVVAALEGTTVPVAHPVTMRNDDSVLGAPFQMVDFVPGRVVRHSAELDALGDQQAIDACVDALIKVLADLHALDPEAVGLGDFGKANGYLERQVRRWGSQWDLVRLPDDARDADVRRLHGLLTEKLPPQSRSAIVHGDYRIDNTMLDAVDATKVRAVLDWEMSTLGDPLSDAALMCVYRHPMFGMVHSDAAWSSDKIPPMDQLAQKYSVAAGQPLDHWDFYLALAYFKLAIIAAGIDFRARMAAGGAGHDDPVGEAVAPLIAAGLAALT
- a CDS encoding ABC transporter substrate-binding protein yields the protein MARILTALAVLLAALLTGCGSANPLGGGSISGDLKSIVVGSADFPESKIIAEIYAQALAANGFTVGRQFGIGSRETYVPAVKDHSIDLIPEYTGNLLQYFDPKTTATAADDVELALARVLPGDLSILTPSPAEDTDTVAVSAETAKKWNLKTIGDLAQHSAQVKFGAPSEFLQRTEGLPGLKAKYGLDIAPANFIAISDGGGPATVRALVDGTVTAADIFSTSPAIVQNNLVVLEDPKHNFLAANVVPLVASQKKSDLLKTVLDGVSAKLTTKALIEMNTAVSGNSGVDADQAAKKWVQDNGFDKPVSR
- a CDS encoding lipopolysaccharide assembly protein LapA domain-containing protein, encoding MSSEHASTPEPTGPTHEAAPTHAEPPAPKSPKPDSAPAKKPKTPESAVKFTRTAALWTALVLGFLILILLLVFVIQNDTPVDIVLLGWKLHQVQLGVTILLAAIAGGLLTFAVATTRILQLRLAAKKNLKAGL